In one window of Notolabrus celidotus isolate fNotCel1 chromosome 17, fNotCel1.pri, whole genome shotgun sequence DNA:
- the qtrt2 gene encoding queuine tRNA-ribosyltransferase accessory subunit 2 isoform X2 translates to MAGGRMKLELSRVIQGRGRLGVLRGLGRTGQHSLEVPGCLLYTHFGTVPHLTQETLHTLSSLPSVTQVTLSNIAEHLEVLEEFKEGLWKFAGLHDTVLYCSLHDPATSCPTGYTTNKTVSVWGSGGRIELTVDKFMALQKTVKPDWYQSMADGETWQNNTSRKRVRKSVDRTLAHLDECLQVHQKSQELEGVEVFGVVEGGDILEERLRSARETAKRPVAGFCLDGLQTAAIDQNLRTQLITAVTRELPEDKPRLLQGVGRPDEVLACVEAGVDLFEGFFPFQATERGCALVFSFDVSPDPECAVLELDKERDTLEGKQQNGDVTLDDQTQMTSFEINLKDKRYHDDFRPLVEGCGCYCCKNHQRAYLHHLLVTNELLAGVLLMIHNTAHYHGFFGALRDALATDKLGHLKRRVLREREGLDG, encoded by the exons ATGGCTGGCGGCAGGATGAAGCTGGAGCTGAGCCGTGTGATCCAGGGGAGAGGTCGGCTGGGTGTCCTGAGGGGACTCGGCAGGACGGGGCAGCACTCTCTAGAAGTCCCGGGCTGTCTGTTGTACACACACTTCGGCACTGTACCCCACCTGACCCAGGAGACACTGCACACTCTGAGCAGCCTCCCCTCCGTCACACAGGTCACCCTGTCCAACAT agcagagcaCCTGGAAGTGCTGGAGGAGTTTAAGGAGGGGCTCTGGAAGTTTGCAG GTCTACATGACACTGTCCTGTACTGCTCGCTGCATGACCCTGCGACCTCCTGCCCGACAGGTTACACCACAAACAAG ACAGTGTCTGTGTGGGGCAGTGGCGGCCGCATAGAGCTGACAGTGGACAAGTTCATGGCTCTCCAGAAGACGGTGAAGCCGGACTGGTACCAGAGCATGGCAGATGGAGAGACATGGCAGAACAACACCTCTCGAAAAAGGGTTCGAAAGTCAGTGGATCGAACTCTGGCCCACCTGGACGAGTGTCTGCAGGTGCACCAGAAATCACAG GAGTTAGAGGGGGTGGAGGTGTTCGGTGTGGTGGAGGGAGGAGACATCCTGGAGGAGAGGCTGCGCTCAGCCAGGGAGACCGCCAAGAGGCCCGTGGCGGGATTCTGCCTCGACGGTCTTCAAACGGCCGCAATCGACCAGAACCTGAGGACCCAGCTCATCACTGCTGTGACCAGAGAGCTGCCTGAGGACAAACCCAG GCTGCTGCAAGGCGTCGGACGACCTGATGAGGTACTGGCGTGTGTCGAAGCCGGAGTGGACCTGTTTGAGGGTTTCTTCCCCTTCCAGGCGACAGAGCGAGGCTGTGCTCTCGTCTTCAGCTTTGATGTCTCCCCGGACCCTGAGTGCGCAG TGCTGGAGCTGGACAAAGAGAGGGACACCCTGGAGGGGAAGCAACAGAATGGAGATGTAACCCTTGATGATCAAACACAGATGACATCCTTTGAGATCAATCTCAAAGACAAGAG GTACCATGACGACTTCAGACCCTTGGTGGAGGGGTGTGGCTGCTACTGCTGCAAGAACCACCAGAGGGCGTACCTGCATCATCTGCTGGTGACCAATGAGCTGCTGGCCGGAGTCCTGCTCATGATCCACAACACGGCCCACTACCACGGCTTCTTCGGAGCCCTCAGAGACGCCCTGGCCACCGATAAGCTGGGCCACCTCAAGAGGCGGGTACTCCGGGAGAGAGAGGGCTTAGACGGATAA
- the qtrt2 gene encoding queuine tRNA-ribosyltransferase accessory subunit 2 isoform X1, translated as MAGGRMKLELSRVIQGRGRLGVLRGLGRTGQHSLEVPGCLLYTHFGTVPHLTQETLHTLSSLPSVTQVTLSNIAEHLEVLEEFKEGLWKFAGLHDTVLYCSLHDPATSCPTGYTTNKTVSVWGSGGRIELTVDKFMALQKTVKPDWYQSMADGETWQNNTSRKRVRKSVDRTLAHLDECLQVHQKSQELEGVEVFGVVEGGDILEERLRSARETAKRPVAGFCLDGLQTAAIDQNLRTQLITAVTRELPEDKPRLLQGVGRPDEVLACVEAGVDLFEGFFPFQATERGCALVFSFDVSPDPECAGRAPPTVLELDKERDTLEGKQQNGDVTLDDQTQMTSFEINLKDKRYHDDFRPLVEGCGCYCCKNHQRAYLHHLLVTNELLAGVLLMIHNTAHYHGFFGALRDALATDKLGHLKRRVLREREGLDG; from the exons ATGGCTGGCGGCAGGATGAAGCTGGAGCTGAGCCGTGTGATCCAGGGGAGAGGTCGGCTGGGTGTCCTGAGGGGACTCGGCAGGACGGGGCAGCACTCTCTAGAAGTCCCGGGCTGTCTGTTGTACACACACTTCGGCACTGTACCCCACCTGACCCAGGAGACACTGCACACTCTGAGCAGCCTCCCCTCCGTCACACAGGTCACCCTGTCCAACAT agcagagcaCCTGGAAGTGCTGGAGGAGTTTAAGGAGGGGCTCTGGAAGTTTGCAG GTCTACATGACACTGTCCTGTACTGCTCGCTGCATGACCCTGCGACCTCCTGCCCGACAGGTTACACCACAAACAAG ACAGTGTCTGTGTGGGGCAGTGGCGGCCGCATAGAGCTGACAGTGGACAAGTTCATGGCTCTCCAGAAGACGGTGAAGCCGGACTGGTACCAGAGCATGGCAGATGGAGAGACATGGCAGAACAACACCTCTCGAAAAAGGGTTCGAAAGTCAGTGGATCGAACTCTGGCCCACCTGGACGAGTGTCTGCAGGTGCACCAGAAATCACAG GAGTTAGAGGGGGTGGAGGTGTTCGGTGTGGTGGAGGGAGGAGACATCCTGGAGGAGAGGCTGCGCTCAGCCAGGGAGACCGCCAAGAGGCCCGTGGCGGGATTCTGCCTCGACGGTCTTCAAACGGCCGCAATCGACCAGAACCTGAGGACCCAGCTCATCACTGCTGTGACCAGAGAGCTGCCTGAGGACAAACCCAG GCTGCTGCAAGGCGTCGGACGACCTGATGAGGTACTGGCGTGTGTCGAAGCCGGAGTGGACCTGTTTGAGGGTTTCTTCCCCTTCCAGGCGACAGAGCGAGGCTGTGCTCTCGTCTTCAGCTTTGATGTCTCCCCGGACCCTGAGTGCGCAGGTagagcgccccctacag TGCTGGAGCTGGACAAAGAGAGGGACACCCTGGAGGGGAAGCAACAGAATGGAGATGTAACCCTTGATGATCAAACACAGATGACATCCTTTGAGATCAATCTCAAAGACAAGAG GTACCATGACGACTTCAGACCCTTGGTGGAGGGGTGTGGCTGCTACTGCTGCAAGAACCACCAGAGGGCGTACCTGCATCATCTGCTGGTGACCAATGAGCTGCTGGCCGGAGTCCTGCTCATGATCCACAACACGGCCCACTACCACGGCTTCTTCGGAGCCCTCAGAGACGCCCTGGCCACCGATAAGCTGGGCCACCTCAAGAGGCGGGTACTCCGGGAGAGAGAGGGCTTAGACGGATAA